Below is a window of Chitinophagales bacterium DNA.
GACCTTGATTATCCAACCCAACGCCCAATATGCAGGTCCCAATTCGGTAACTTTCAGCGCATGGGAAACAATAGGCGGCAATCTTGTTGAACTGTTTTCCCAGCCATTGGAGTTGAACAACAGGATTCAATGGGTTTATCAAATTGATTATGTGAACGATACTTTGATTACCTTCCATCCAATATGCGAAAATGGCGACTGCAATTGTGGCTGTGGTCAATCGAGTTTTTTCCCAAGCATCGACATTCCTATACTCGATTTGTCCTGTCCCCCTATTTCTTTGTCTTTTATGCCACCTGGCTTTGGAGAAGTATTTGCGTTTTATCCCAATACCGTTTTTTGTGAAGATGAAAATAGCGTAACCCCTTTTATAGATGTTTTTGGATGTGGTATAGACTATCTATTTTCGGGTTCAGACGGTTTATCAATTGACTCTTTTACAGGCGAAATCTTCATTGACCAATCGCAGGTAGGCACGCATGAGGTCTATTTTTCGAGTTCTAATGGTGAATTTTTCGTCACCGTCATAGATATTCTACCTATCGAAATGATTGAATTCGACTTGCCTCCGTCTTTTGAGACCTGCGAAGGAAATGGGGATATGGTTCAGCCTACTTTGCTCGGCGGCAGTTCTTTTGGTGGAACGTGGGCTATGAGTGGTAGCGGAGTAATTGACAGCAGCACAGGAACAATAGATATAGATGCCAGTGGCTCAGGTGTTTTTACCATTACTTATACTCCAAATTCGCCTTGCGTTGTCACTACGAGTCAAGATATTGAAATCACCGTCAATAGCTTGTCGCCATCTATCACGGTCAATTGCAGCAGCACTATTGATGCAGTTTTATTCGACTGGTCGCCCATTGAAGGAGCAGATGGCTACGATATTAGCTATTCTATCAATGGGGGCAATTCCGTATTTTCCAACACGAATAGCACCAATTTTGAAATCACGGGTTTGCTGCCTAGCGACTTTGTGACCTTGAGTGTGGTGGCTTTTGGAAGTGCGATTTGTGGTCAAAATGCGGAGGGAGTTTCCACCTGCAATGTTGCGGACTGTCCTCCTCTCGTTATCGAAATCAATAATTTCAATCCTTTTTATTGCAGTGATATAGCAAGTTTTGAATTGACTGCCACGCCAGCAGGCGGCATTTTCTTTGGAAATGGTGTCGAAAACAATACCTTTTTCAATCCTGCTGCTGCTGGTGTCGGCATTCATACGATTCAATACGCATACACGGACTTCAACAATGGCTGTTCTTATGCCGAAAGTGCTACAATTGAAGTCTTTGCACCTTTGGAAGCGGTTTTGGTGGAATGTGGGGAAATCACCGACAACAGCATCACCTTCAGTTGGAGTGCATCGACAAACGCTATTGAATACCAAGTTGTTTTGAGTGGCGCAATGACCGACAATTTCACCCAAACTGCCACGACTTATACGGTAGAAAACCTAACGGCAACGGACGAGGTAAGCATTGAAGTGACTGCAATCGGAGCCGTGGAATGTGCCAATAGCGAGGCTGCAATGGCAACCTGTTCGGTTCCGCTTGTAGAGAAGTGTTTGGACTTTGCAGGGTTGAATCAGATTTTGAGTTTTCCGACGGCTTTTTCACCAAATGAAGATGGGCTAAACGATTCTTTCCATCCTGTTTTTCCTTATGCTTTTGCGGATTATGAGTTGATGGTTTTCAACCGTTGGGGCAAACAAGTATTTGGCAGTCAAGATGTGGATGCGGCTTGGAATGGGGTTGCGCTGAATACAGGCAAAGAGGCGGCACTTGGGGTCTATGTTTGGCACTTGAAGGCAACGGTGGTGAATGAGTGTGGGGAGGAAGTGAGTTTGGAGCGGAAGGGGAATGTGAGTTTGGTGAGGTAGAATTTCAACAAATTCCGAAAATGAAATCAATCACAAGAAACACTTGAACTTTTGGAATTGTTGTTAAAGGGTATTTGTGTATTTTACAATGTTCAATCAAAAAACATTCTATGACAACGATTTATGGCGTTTATGACCAAATTGCAGAGGTAATCGCCCTTCTTGAACCCAAAAAGATATTGGCATTGAAGGCTTCAAAGGAGGTGCAAGACAGGTTTGATTTGTTGATGGAAAAATCAAGAGGTCCAGGTATCAGCAAGCAGGAGTATGACGAATTGAATCACTTTATTGTATTGGAAAGGCTTCTTCGACTTGCTAAAATTAAAGCGGATATATCACTTAGAAATGGCTAATCTATGAGTGTATATATTCCTGAATCGGTTCGACAATTCGTTGCAACAAGAGCTGATTATCGTTGTGAGTATTGTCGAATTTATGAACGTTATTCATTTCTTGCTTTTCACATAGAACACATTATCAGTCAGAAGCATGGGGGAACATCAGACAACAATAACTTAGCCTATTCTTGTCCTATTTGCAATTGGAACAAAGGGACAGATGTTGCTACTTTTTTAGAAGGAATTCATGTTCCTGTACGCTTTTTCAATCCAAGAATGGATGTTTGGAGTAATCACTTCGAGGTAGAAGATAGTGGACTCATTTTGGCAAAAACAAATATAGGTCAAGCTACAATAAAGATTTTTGACCTTAATCACTTTGATTCCATGTTAGAAAGGCGTTATTTGTTGGCTAACAATATGCTTTGAACCCAATTCAATTTGAACAGGAACTTTTAGATAAAAAAGAACACTTGTACAGCGTGAACCTCGCTTAATGAGTAAGTTCCTTTACATCTAGCCGTTTCTGTTCACACCTCTCCGCAAAATAATCCTGCAGTATGTGATGCCGAAAACGCCAATGTACACCATCTTGCTCCAAAGTTCGGGTTTGGGGGGTGTATTGGGAATGGCTTTATTTTTTCGTTTAAAATCTCCAAAATGGAACTAAAACAAGCATATCTTTGGTTAAATACTTTTTATTATAAATAAAATATATAAGCCATGGTCTGGGTAAACTTAATAACAATTGCAGCTACGGGAGTTATTATTCATTTAATTATGAGCTATATAAGCACATATGTAAATACAGATGTTAGTAAAAATTCAAAAGGACAATATGTACTGAGAGCTAATAAATTTTATAAAAATGCAGGTTTAATAGTGCTTTGTTTGGCAATATTTATAATCTTCATGATGCTCTATACAGAAGGGAAAGATAAAATTACTTTAGCAATAGTATTTGGAGGATTGATGTTAAGTCTGCCCATTTATTGCTTGGTATATTACTACAATCACAGAGTCATCTTTGATGATAAAAGGATTCAGAAAACTGGTTTTACAGGAAAAACCACTGAGACAACATGGGCAGAAATAATAAGTATCTCTTTTAGTCCTTTTTCAAGTAGTCTGAAAATCCATCTTGAAAGAAGGCGAGTAATTAAAATTTCTAAT
It encodes the following:
- a CDS encoding gliding motility-associated C-terminal domain-containing protein; translation: MRQFLQISWMGFLCLQVTILIQAQCPPIAGTDTLLCGFTATLMATPEGGTWSIVCDESVGVVEFEDANSTETSVTVSECGVYTFVYTMDTPECAAEDTVKVGFEDPSDNVVSGGLEIGLEVDYGCPGGGSADCSNTITIAGTGPPTFDWSLDLLQECCPMLYETIVENPLSDCEAQNIAVNILTPDECTVSEANWSGGQGDLVNVDSVVVTANFFDIFLPLLGDLGSCGAIGGECSFEGLGDVCQSDTLGFVADTLIVEIPYSTGAGRWHYVVSADSSLALQDTTQLPPPYNFATLIIQPNAQYAGPNSVTFSAWETIGGNLVELFSQPLELNNRIQWVYQIDYVNDTLITFHPICENGDCNCGCGQSSFFPSIDIPILDLSCPPISLSFMPPGFGEVFAFYPNTVFCEDENSVTPFIDVFGCGIDYLFSGSDGLSIDSFTGEIFIDQSQVGTHEVYFSSSNGEFFVTVIDILPIEMIEFDLPPSFETCEGNGDMVQPTLLGGSSFGGTWAMSGSGVIDSSTGTIDIDASGSGVFTITYTPNSPCVVTTSQDIEITVNSLSPSITVNCSSTIDAVLFDWSPIEGADGYDISYSINGGNSVFSNTNSTNFEITGLLPSDFVTLSVVAFGSAICGQNAEGVSTCNVADCPPLVIEINNFNPFYCSDIASFELTATPAGGIFFGNGVENNTFFNPAAAGVGIHTIQYAYTDFNNGCSYAESATIEVFAPLEAVLVECGEITDNSITFSWSASTNAIEYQVVLSGAMTDNFTQTATTYTVENLTATDEVSIEVTAIGAVECANSEAAMATCSVPLVEKCLDFAGLNQILSFPTAFSPNEDGLNDSFHPVFPYAFADYELMVFNRWGKQVFGSQDVDAAWNGVALNTGKEAALGVYVWHLKATVVNECGEEVSLERKGNVSLVR
- a CDS encoding HNH endonuclease signature motif containing protein, yielding MSVYIPESVRQFVATRADYRCEYCRIYERYSFLAFHIEHIISQKHGGTSDNNNLAYSCPICNWNKGTDVATFLEGIHVPVRFFNPRMDVWSNHFEVEDSGLILAKTNIGQATIKIFDLNHFDSMLERRYLLANNML